The Paenibacillus macerans genome includes a window with the following:
- a CDS encoding ABC transporter substrate-binding protein — MKKWMSLSIALALIMTALSACGGGGKSSNDGAKENEASGKTVEISVLVGKEEIAKPFESMVSDYNSSQDKVKVSIIPLSGANGYERMTTLYASNNAPTVMSIGQELELMQGKLLDLSDQEWVKNASPGTLDYATYDGKVLGMPMSVEAFGFIYNKAVLDKVAGGSFDPSSVRTINDLKALFEKIEAAGVTPITVTPLDWSLGAHFSNILFTDQSPDRETRHKFLADMKSGNVDLANNAVFNGWMDTLDLMKQYNKAKDAPLSAQYDEAPLQLADGEAAMWFMGNWAYPQLKEADPDGEYGFLPVPVSNNADDYGNSQISASVSLYWSIDKEQSTPEEQAAAKDFLNWMVSSEQGQDYYVNQFSAIPAFNNFKIMPEDSLSQSLLFYMDKQQTLEWMNLYFPPDGYPTMGATLQKYLTGNIDRAGVAKEYEEYWKKAK; from the coding sequence ATGAAGAAATGGATGTCGCTTTCCATCGCTTTGGCGCTCATTATGACAGCGCTGTCGGCATGCGGAGGCGGGGGCAAGAGCAGCAACGATGGCGCTAAGGAGAATGAGGCTTCAGGCAAGACGGTTGAAATTTCCGTTTTGGTCGGCAAGGAAGAAATCGCCAAGCCGTTTGAATCGATGGTAAGCGATTACAACAGTTCGCAGGACAAAGTGAAAGTATCGATTATTCCTCTGTCCGGGGCGAACGGTTATGAAAGAATGACCACGCTGTATGCGTCGAACAATGCTCCTACCGTGATGAGCATCGGTCAGGAGTTGGAGCTGATGCAAGGCAAGCTGCTTGATCTGTCCGATCAGGAGTGGGTCAAGAACGCTTCGCCGGGCACGCTGGATTACGCTACATACGACGGCAAGGTTTTGGGGATGCCCATGTCCGTAGAAGCTTTCGGTTTTATTTACAATAAAGCTGTTTTGGATAAAGTGGCTGGCGGCAGCTTCGATCCGTCGAGCGTGCGAACCATCAACGACTTGAAAGCGCTCTTTGAAAAAATCGAGGCCGCCGGCGTTACGCCGATCACCGTAACTCCGCTCGATTGGTCGCTGGGGGCTCATTTTTCCAATATTCTGTTTACCGACCAATCGCCGGACCGCGAAACGCGCCACAAATTCCTTGCGGACATGAAGAGCGGGAACGTCGATCTTGCCAACAACGCGGTGTTCAACGGCTGGATGGATACTCTCGATTTGATGAAACAGTACAACAAGGCCAAGGACGCCCCGCTGTCCGCGCAATATGACGAAGCGCCTTTGCAGTTGGCCGACGGGGAAGCGGCGATGTGGTTCATGGGCAACTGGGCCTATCCGCAGCTTAAAGAAGCGGACCCGGATGGTGAATACGGCTTTCTGCCGGTCCCTGTAAGCAACAACGCCGATGATTACGGCAACAGCCAAATTTCGGCCAGCGTCTCGTTGTATTGGAGTATCGACAAAGAACAGTCCACTCCGGAAGAACAGGCTGCCGCCAAAGATTTCTTGAACTGGATGGTCAGCAGCGAGCAAGGCCAGGATTACTATGTCAATCAATTCAGCGCGATCCCTGCGTTCAACAACTTTAAGATCATGCCGGAAGACAGCTTGTCGCAGTCGCTATTGTTTTACATGGACAAGCAGCAGACGCTGGAATGGATGAACCTGTACTTCCCGCCGGACGGGTATCCGACCATGGGAGCGACGCTGCAGAAATATTTGACCGGCAATATCGATCGTGCGGGCGTTGCCAAGGAGTATGAGGAGTACTGGAAAAAGGCCAAATAA
- a CDS encoding alpha-glucosidase: MNDRKEQKQKWWKESIAYQIYPRSFQDSNGDGIGDLRGIIERLDYLQYLGIDLLWLSPVYDSPNDDNGYDIRDYHGILDEYGTMEDMDELIAEAGKRGIRLLMDLVANHTSDEHAWFIESRSAKDSPKRDWYIWRPGKDGKEPTNWECGFGGSAWEYDEQSGEYFLHCFSPKQPDLNWENPEVRRELYAMIDWWMDKGIAGFRVDAITYIKKNPQFPQLEAEPGRDFAPIEKVSLNQEGILDFLREMKREALEPRGAITVAEAPGVPLEQIGDFVDETDGVFTMLFQFNHVDLDIKPGGKAEFVDWDMKKFKDALSLWQQESNRHGWMGLFLENHDHVRSVSKFGNDGPYRDLSAKMLAAYYFLMRGTPFIYQGQEIGMTNCPFDSIHEYRDIGSLNLFRDETAKGRPAEEILGYLGKRSRDHGRTPMQWNGEREAGFTSGTPWIKVNPNYREINVAENMKNEDSVLQFYRRLIALRREHRSLVYGYYDDLCKESKEVGAYQRTYNGERWVVLCNFTGRSVSLQQLTEIPLDGERVLSNYEDRDQNTLRPYEALVFRWRRK, from the coding sequence ATGAACGATCGGAAAGAACAGAAACAGAAGTGGTGGAAGGAGAGCATCGCTTACCAGATTTACCCGCGCAGCTTCCAAGACTCGAACGGCGACGGGATCGGAGATTTGCGGGGCATTATCGAACGTCTCGATTATTTGCAATATCTTGGCATCGATTTGCTGTGGCTTTCCCCGGTATACGATTCGCCAAACGACGATAACGGATACGATATCCGCGATTATCACGGCATTTTGGACGAATACGGAACGATGGAAGATATGGACGAGCTGATTGCGGAGGCCGGAAAGCGGGGCATTCGGCTGTTGATGGACCTGGTCGCCAACCATACGTCGGACGAGCATGCCTGGTTTATCGAATCGCGTTCCGCAAAGGACAGCCCTAAGCGGGATTGGTACATTTGGCGGCCGGGCAAGGACGGCAAGGAGCCGACCAACTGGGAATGCGGATTCGGCGGTTCAGCCTGGGAGTACGACGAGCAAAGCGGCGAATATTTCCTGCACTGCTTCTCTCCCAAGCAGCCGGATTTGAATTGGGAGAACCCCGAAGTGAGACGGGAACTCTACGCGATGATCGACTGGTGGATGGATAAAGGGATTGCCGGGTTCCGCGTCGACGCGATTACCTACATTAAGAAAAACCCCCAATTTCCCCAGCTTGAAGCCGAACCCGGACGAGATTTTGCGCCCATTGAAAAAGTCAGCTTGAATCAGGAAGGCATCCTTGATTTTCTGCGCGAGATGAAGCGGGAAGCGCTGGAGCCGAGAGGGGCGATCACGGTCGCCGAGGCTCCGGGGGTGCCGCTTGAACAAATCGGCGATTTTGTGGATGAAACGGACGGCGTGTTTACGATGCTGTTCCAATTTAACCATGTGGATTTGGACATCAAGCCCGGCGGCAAAGCGGAGTTCGTCGATTGGGACATGAAAAAATTCAAGGACGCCCTGTCGTTATGGCAGCAGGAATCCAACCGGCATGGCTGGATGGGGTTGTTCCTGGAGAACCACGACCATGTCCGCTCGGTATCCAAATTCGGCAATGACGGACCCTATCGTGATTTATCCGCCAAAATGCTTGCGGCGTATTATTTTTTGATGCGGGGAACGCCTTTCATTTATCAGGGGCAGGAGATCGGCATGACCAACTGTCCTTTTGACTCCATTCATGAATACCGCGACATCGGCAGCCTCAACCTGTTCCGGGATGAGACGGCTAAAGGGCGGCCGGCGGAGGAGATTTTGGGCTACCTCGGCAAACGCAGTCGCGATCACGGGAGAACCCCGATGCAGTGGAACGGTGAGCGGGAGGCCGGCTTTACCTCCGGAACGCCTTGGATCAAAGTGAACCCCAATTATAGAGAGATCAATGTCGCGGAGAATATGAAAAACGAGGATTCGGTGCTGCAGTTTTACCGTCGTCTCATCGCGCTGCGGCGGGAGCACCGGAGTTTGGTTTACGGATACTATGACGACCTTTGCAAGGAATCCAAGGAGGTCGGGGCCTATCAGCGTACCTATAACGGCGAACGCTGGGTCGTATTGTGCAATTTTACCGGGCGGTCCGTCTCTCTGCAGCAGCTTACGGAAATCCCGTTGGACGGCGAACGGGTCCTGTCCAATTACGAGGACCGGGATCAAAACACGTTAAGACCGTATGAGGCGCTGGTTTTCAGATGGCGGAGAAAATGA
- a CDS encoding glycoside hydrolase family 3 C-terminal domain-containing protein: MEQSIERILTQLTLEEKASLCSGQDFWRLKEISRLGIPSIRMADGPHGLRKEAENADYLAAGQSLPATCFPSAAGLACTWNRTLIRQMGEALGKECQAEGVSVLLGPGANIKRSPLCGRNFEYFSEDPYLSSEMAASHIEGVQSQGVGTSLKHFALNNQEYRKMTVDAVADERTLREIYLASFEGAVKKARPWTVMTAYNRVNGEYCAENKRLLTDILREEWGYEGAVISDWGAVNERVDGLLAGLDLEMPFNLGEGDAKIVQAVQSGELPEEQLDRAVKVLLELAFKGHAAKREQASFDPGGHHDLARKVAAESMVLLRNEQGILPLSKEASIAVIGGFARRPRFQGGGSSHIVPTRLDIAYEEIGRKVKDPAQITYAQGYRPDDDEIDAALLAEAAEAAAKAEVAVIFAGLPDRYETEGYDRSHLRLPGNHLRLIEEVAKVQSNLVVVLSNGSPVEMPWIGQTRAVLEAYLGGQAAGGAVADLLFGDANPSGKLAETFPAALEHNPSYLFFPGEKDRAEYKEGVFVGYRYYDAKALEPLFPFGHGLSYTRFEYSGLTLSSSRIREHETLTVSVRIKNAGEVAGKEIVQLYVSDREASVARPPKELKGFEKLELQPGEEKTVIFELNKRAFAYYDVELGGWHVESGFFDILIGRSSRDIAAAEAVYVESAVKLKPSFTRNSTLGDLLAKAAPDPLTLALIEQFKLNSGIFPEDKPADIAAADLHFLPLRALVSLSKGGLREEDMEVLLTRVNKS, translated from the coding sequence ATGGAACAGTCGATAGAACGGATTCTCACGCAACTGACGTTGGAGGAAAAAGCAAGCCTTTGCTCAGGTCAGGATTTTTGGCGCCTGAAGGAAATAAGCCGGTTGGGGATTCCCTCGATCCGCATGGCGGACGGGCCCCATGGCCTGCGCAAGGAAGCGGAAAATGCGGATTATTTGGCCGCTGGGCAGAGTTTGCCGGCCACCTGTTTTCCCTCCGCCGCCGGGCTGGCCTGCACCTGGAACCGGACCTTGATCCGGCAAATGGGGGAAGCGCTCGGCAAGGAATGCCAGGCCGAAGGCGTATCGGTGCTGCTTGGGCCGGGCGCAAACATCAAGCGCAGTCCGCTTTGCGGCAGAAACTTCGAGTATTTCTCGGAGGACCCTTATTTATCGTCGGAAATGGCGGCCAGCCATATTGAAGGGGTACAAAGTCAGGGAGTCGGAACTTCGCTCAAGCATTTTGCGCTGAATAACCAGGAATACCGCAAGATGACGGTGGACGCCGTTGCCGATGAACGGACGCTGCGGGAGATTTATCTGGCCAGCTTTGAGGGTGCGGTGAAAAAGGCCCGCCCATGGACGGTGATGACCGCCTACAACCGGGTGAACGGGGAATACTGCGCCGAGAACAAGCGGCTCTTGACCGATATTTTGCGCGAGGAATGGGGCTATGAAGGCGCTGTGATCTCCGACTGGGGCGCGGTAAACGAGCGGGTGGACGGCCTGCTGGCCGGGCTCGATCTGGAAATGCCGTTTAACCTCGGAGAAGGCGACGCCAAGATCGTTCAAGCCGTGCAAAGCGGGGAGCTCCCTGAAGAGCAGCTGGACAGAGCGGTCAAAGTACTGCTGGAGCTGGCCTTTAAAGGCCATGCGGCAAAACGGGAGCAAGCCTCGTTTGATCCCGGCGGGCACCATGATCTGGCCAGAAAAGTAGCCGCCGAAAGCATGGTGCTGCTCAGAAACGAGCAGGGCATCCTGCCGCTCTCCAAGGAAGCGAGCATCGCCGTCATCGGCGGCTTCGCGCGGCGGCCGAGATTTCAAGGCGGCGGCAGTTCGCATATCGTGCCGACCAGACTGGATATCGCTTATGAGGAAATCGGACGTAAAGTCAAAGATCCGGCACAGATCACCTATGCGCAAGGATATCGTCCGGACGATGATGAGATTGATGCCGCTTTGCTGGCGGAAGCTGCGGAAGCCGCCGCCAAGGCGGAGGTCGCCGTTATTTTTGCCGGTTTGCCGGATCGCTACGAAACGGAAGGATATGACCGCAGCCATCTGCGTTTGCCGGGCAATCACCTTCGCCTGATCGAAGAGGTGGCCAAGGTCCAGAGCAATCTGGTCGTGGTGCTGAGCAACGGTTCGCCGGTGGAGATGCCCTGGATCGGCCAAACCCGGGCCGTGCTGGAGGCTTATTTGGGCGGACAGGCGGCCGGAGGGGCGGTGGCCGATCTGCTGTTCGGCGACGCCAATCCAAGCGGCAAGCTGGCCGAAACCTTTCCGGCGGCGCTCGAGCATAACCCGTCCTACCTGTTTTTCCCGGGGGAAAAGGACCGCGCCGAATATAAGGAAGGGGTGTTCGTCGGCTACCGCTACTATGACGCCAAAGCGCTCGAACCGCTGTTTCCGTTTGGACACGGCCTGAGCTACACCCGGTTCGAATACTCCGGTTTAACGCTCAGCAGCTCCAGAATCCGGGAGCATGAGACGTTGACGGTGAGCGTGCGGATCAAAAACGCCGGAGAGGTGGCGGGCAAGGAAATCGTGCAGCTGTACGTAAGCGACCGGGAGGCGTCCGTGGCCCGTCCGCCGAAGGAGCTTAAAGGCTTTGAAAAGCTCGAGCTTCAGCCCGGCGAAGAGAAGACGGTAATTTTTGAGCTGAATAAAAGAGCGTTTGCATATTACGATGTGGAGCTGGGCGGCTGGCATGTGGAGAGCGGCTTTTTCGATATTTTGATCGGGCGTTCGTCCCGGGATATCGCCGCGGCCGAAGCGGTTTATGTAGAGAGCGCCGTCAAGCTGAAGCCCTCGTTTACGCGCAACTCGACGTTGGGCGATCTGTTGGCAAAAGCCGCTCCCGACCCGCTGACGCTGGCGCTGATCGAGCAATTCAAGCTGAACAGCGGGATATTTCCGGAGGACAAACCGGCTGATATCGCCGCGGCCGATCTTCATTTTCTGCCGCTGCGCGCGCTTGTCTCGCTAAGCAAGGGCGGTCTTCGGGAAGAGGACATGGAAGTTCTGCTGACCCGGGTCAACAAAAGCTGA
- the leuS gene encoding leucine--tRNA ligase, whose translation MADNNAPHAVYRAQDIEPKWQAYWDEHHTFKTREEAGKPKFYALDMFPYPSGAGLHVGHPEGYTATDIVSRYKRMRGYNVLHPMGWDAFGLPAEQHALDTGEHPRDITVKNINNFRRQIKSLGFSYDWDREISTTDPEYYKWTQWIFIQLYKKGLAYVAEVPVNWCPALGTVLANEEVIDGKSERGGHPVIRKPMRQWVLKITEYAERLLEDLEELDWSESIKDMQRNWIGKSEGAEVVFAIDGHDAALTVFTTRPDTLFGASYAVLAPEHELVKTITTDAQREAVEAYQDQAARKSDLERTDLAKEKNGVFTGAYAINPVNGAKLPIWIADYVLAGYGTGAIMAVPGHDERDYEFAKRFELPIREVVEGGDLAKEAYAGDGPHVNSGFLNGLNNAEAIKKMISWLEENGKGRGKVTYRLRDWLFSRQRYWGEPIPILHLEDGTMKPVPEDQLPLVLPDVDAIKPSGTGESPLANVTEWVNTTDPETGLPARRETNTMPQWAGSCWYYLRYIDPHNDKELCSKEKQREWLPVDLYIGGAEHAVLHLLYARFWHKVLYDLGVVTTKEPFHKLVNQGMILGTNNEKMSKSRGNVINPDEIVGEYGADTLRVYEMFMGPLEATKPWNMNGVEGIHRFLSRVWRLFVAEDGSLNPKITADGGSDDFKRTWHKTIKKVTEDLENLRFNTAISQLMIFVNDAYKTDAVPKAAAENFVQLLSPLAPHLAEELWERLGHAETITYEPWPAYDEAWTVEAEVEIVVQVNGKIVDRTKISKELDQAAMQEHSLSLPNVQQAVAGKTIRKVIAVPGKLVNIVVG comes from the coding sequence ATGGCGGACAATAATGCGCCTCATGCCGTTTACCGGGCTCAGGACATCGAACCGAAATGGCAGGCTTACTGGGATGAGCATCATACGTTCAAAACACGGGAAGAGGCGGGCAAACCGAAGTTTTACGCGCTCGACATGTTCCCTTATCCTTCGGGAGCGGGCCTTCATGTAGGCCACCCGGAAGGTTATACGGCGACGGATATCGTCTCCCGTTATAAACGGATGCGCGGCTACAATGTGCTGCATCCGATGGGGTGGGACGCTTTCGGCCTGCCGGCCGAGCAGCACGCGCTCGATACGGGCGAGCATCCCCGCGATATTACGGTCAAGAACATCAACAATTTCCGGCGCCAAATCAAATCGCTGGGCTTCTCATACGATTGGGACCGCGAAATCAGCACGACCGATCCGGAATATTACAAATGGACCCAGTGGATTTTTATCCAGCTTTATAAGAAAGGTCTCGCTTATGTGGCCGAGGTGCCGGTAAACTGGTGCCCTGCGCTGGGAACGGTGCTGGCCAACGAAGAGGTGATCGACGGCAAGAGCGAACGCGGCGGCCATCCGGTCATTCGCAAGCCGATGCGCCAATGGGTGCTGAAAATCACCGAGTATGCGGAACGGCTGCTGGAAGACCTGGAAGAGCTCGACTGGTCGGAAAGCATCAAGGATATGCAGCGCAATTGGATCGGCAAATCCGAAGGGGCCGAAGTCGTTTTTGCGATCGACGGCCATGACGCGGCGCTGACCGTGTTTACGACGCGCCCGGACACCTTGTTCGGGGCCAGCTACGCGGTGCTTGCACCGGAGCATGAATTGGTCAAAACGATCACGACGGACGCCCAGCGCGAAGCCGTCGAGGCCTATCAAGATCAAGCCGCGCGCAAAAGCGACCTGGAGCGGACCGATCTGGCGAAGGAAAAAAACGGCGTATTTACCGGCGCTTACGCGATCAATCCGGTGAACGGCGCCAAGCTGCCGATCTGGATCGCCGATTACGTGCTCGCCGGCTACGGCACCGGGGCCATCATGGCCGTGCCGGGGCATGACGAGCGGGACTACGAGTTCGCCAAGCGTTTTGAGCTGCCGATCCGCGAAGTGGTCGAAGGCGGCGATCTGGCGAAAGAAGCGTATGCGGGCGACGGTCCGCACGTCAATTCCGGTTTCCTGAACGGGCTTAACAACGCGGAAGCGATCAAGAAAATGATCTCCTGGCTGGAGGAAAACGGCAAAGGGCGCGGCAAGGTGACGTACCGCCTGCGCGACTGGCTGTTCAGCCGCCAGCGTTATTGGGGCGAGCCGATCCCGATCCTCCATCTCGAAGACGGCACGATGAAGCCGGTGCCGGAGGATCAGCTGCCGCTGGTATTGCCGGACGTCGACGCCATCAAGCCGTCGGGCACCGGGGAATCGCCGCTCGCGAACGTTACGGAATGGGTCAATACGACCGATCCGGAGACCGGCCTGCCGGCGCGGCGCGAGACGAACACGATGCCGCAGTGGGCGGGCAGCTGCTGGTATTATCTGCGGTACATCGATCCGCATAACGACAAGGAGCTGTGCTCCAAAGAGAAGCAGCGGGAGTGGCTGCCGGTCGATCTGTATATCGGCGGCGCCGAGCACGCGGTGCTTCACCTGCTGTACGCCCGCTTCTGGCACAAGGTGCTGTACGATCTCGGCGTGGTGACCACGAAGGAGCCGTTCCATAAGCTTGTGAACCAAGGGATGATCCTGGGCACCAACAACGAGAAAATGAGCAAATCCCGCGGCAACGTGATCAATCCGGACGAAATCGTGGGTGAATACGGTGCGGATACGCTGCGCGTGTACGAAATGTTCATGGGTCCGCTGGAAGCGACCAAGCCGTGGAACATGAACGGCGTGGAAGGCATTCACCGCTTCCTGTCGCGGGTCTGGCGCCTCTTCGTCGCCGAGGACGGCAGCCTGAACCCGAAAATCACCGCGGACGGCGGCAGCGACGACTTCAAACGGACCTGGCACAAAACGATCAAAAAGGTAACCGAAGATTTAGAAAACCTGCGCTTTAATACGGCGATCAGCCAACTGATGATTTTCGTCAACGACGCTTATAAAACGGATGCCGTTCCGAAGGCTGCGGCTGAAAACTTCGTGCAGCTATTGTCCCCCTTGGCGCCGCATTTGGCCGAAGAACTGTGGGAGCGCCTCGGGCATGCCGAAACGATCACGTACGAGCCGTGGCCGGCCTATGACGAGGCTTGGACGGTCGAAGCGGAAGTGGAAATCGTCGTGCAGGTGAACGGCAAAATCGTAGACCGCACGAAAATTTCCAAAGAGCTGGATCAGGCGGCCATGCAGGAACACAGCTTAAGCCTGCCGAACGTGCAGCAGGCTGTGGCTGGCAAGACGATCCGCAAGGTGATCGCCGTTCCGGGCAAATTGGTCAACATTGTCGTCGGTTAA
- the comER gene encoding late competence protein ComER — MKVAFIGTGSMGSLLIEAFSRSGALLPHHICASNRSPLKTKRLAQRYPGLKIYGSNAEAARDSKIIFLCIKPLDYPEVIAEIRDVLDDKQIVVSITSPVQIETLEQALPAKIAKIIPSITHSVHSGASLCMYGKRIRPEDRLLLEQLISSVSTPFTLKETETRIASDIASCGPAFVAYMLKLWAEAAGELTGLTQADAITLGSEMLLGTGKLLTEGGLTAEELIERVAVPGGVTAEGLTVLEAGLRGLFVQLIEATHRKYDEDLGKLHALFNPPEPGGETAAEEEGDSSPSSHQADGGALSKAEPPDGSGAATLP; from the coding sequence ATGAAAGTCGCCTTCATCGGAACCGGATCCATGGGAAGCTTGCTGATTGAAGCTTTCTCGCGTTCCGGAGCGCTGCTCCCGCATCACATCTGTGCCAGCAACCGTTCTCCCCTCAAAACGAAACGGCTGGCCCAACGTTATCCCGGACTAAAAATATACGGAAGCAACGCGGAAGCCGCACGGGACAGCAAAATTATCTTCCTGTGCATCAAACCCCTGGATTACCCTGAGGTTATCGCGGAAATCCGGGATGTGCTCGACGATAAACAGATCGTCGTATCAATTACGAGCCCGGTGCAAATCGAAACTCTGGAGCAGGCCCTCCCGGCCAAAATCGCCAAAATTATTCCCAGCATTACCCACTCCGTACACAGCGGAGCTTCGCTCTGCATGTACGGAAAGCGGATCCGGCCCGAGGACCGGCTCCTGTTGGAGCAGCTGATTTCCTCGGTCAGCACGCCGTTTACGCTAAAAGAAACCGAGACCCGCATCGCTTCCGACATCGCCAGCTGCGGCCCCGCATTCGTCGCCTACATGCTGAAGCTGTGGGCGGAAGCCGCCGGAGAGCTAACCGGACTGACGCAGGCCGACGCGATCACGCTCGGCTCCGAAATGCTGCTCGGAACGGGCAAGCTGTTGACCGAAGGCGGACTAACCGCGGAGGAGCTTATCGAGCGCGTCGCCGTCCCCGGCGGCGTTACCGCCGAGGGATTGACCGTGCTGGAAGCCGGCCTTCGCGGCCTGTTCGTGCAGTTGATCGAAGCGACGCACCGCAAGTACGATGAAGATCTCGGCAAACTGCATGCGCTGTTTAATCCTCCTGAACCCGGCGGGGAAACGGCGGCAGAAGAGGAAGGAGATTCCTCCCCTTCCTCCCATCAGGCGGACGGCGGCGCCCTATCCAAGGCGGAACCGCCGGACGGTTCGGGAGCCGCTACCCTGCCTTAA
- a CDS encoding ComEA family DNA-binding protein gives MRKEYVLTSVVSAVIGAGLMLLAVGGSKPAGIEGWVPLNAEVASALQAEQAPAGGGSAAAGAGASAAAHTGDAGKADQRRAAQGMETAGGRAAAGGAAGTAAGGAAAGGSAGGGAAAGGAAAPGSAAAPPAGAALGEPAVGSPAAGNPEAGEPPAGNATASAAGSPASSAAPPQQADTSLISINQAGLTELQDIPGIGEKKAQAIIDYRTAHGPFVSLSDLTKVKGVGNKMLEKMKPYIRL, from the coding sequence ATGAGAAAAGAGTATGTGCTGACGTCGGTCGTTTCCGCAGTTATTGGCGCCGGCCTGATGCTGCTTGCGGTTGGCGGAAGCAAACCGGCCGGAATTGAAGGCTGGGTTCCGCTCAACGCCGAGGTGGCTTCGGCGCTGCAGGCGGAGCAAGCGCCTGCCGGAGGCGGAAGCGCTGCGGCCGGGGCGGGCGCAAGTGCCGCTGCCCATACCGGGGACGCCGGCAAGGCGGATCAGCGCCGAGCGGCGCAGGGCATGGAGACTGCCGGCGGCCGTGCAGCGGCAGGCGGTGCGGCCGGGACGGCCGCGGGTGGAGCGGCGGCAGGCGGATCGGCTGGAGGCGGAGCCGCTGCAGGCGGTGCTGCGGCGCCGGGTTCAGCAGCGGCCCCGCCAGCGGGCGCGGCCTTAGGCGAGCCGGCGGTTGGCAGCCCGGCTGCCGGTAACCCCGAGGCAGGCGAGCCGCCTGCCGGAAACGCCACCGCTTCTGCGGCCGGCAGTCCGGCTTCGTCCGCTGCGCCGCCGCAGCAGGCGGACACCAGCCTGATCAGCATCAATCAGGCGGGGCTTACCGAGCTGCAGGACATTCCCGGCATCGGCGAGAAAAAAGCGCAGGCGATCATCGACTACCGAACCGCGCACGGCCCTTTTGTTTCCCTAAGCGATTTGACGAAGGTGAAAGGGGTCGGAAACAAAATGCTGGAAAAAATGAAGCCATATATCAGACTGTAG
- a CDS encoding deoxycytidylate deaminase: MNPDQRKDWDTYFMDIAYMVSTRSRCSRRHVGAVLVQGKKLLGTAYNGAPSGVPDCSEAGCMIAEEYEVVIENGEEKMVKKQRCVRTIHAEQNLLLFTDRIDREGSSVYVTDEPCWTCANMLANSGITEIVFHRPYPKDSGKVTAMMKQKGIRFRRLESYQPPPETVVRVEE, from the coding sequence ATGAATCCGGATCAACGCAAAGACTGGGATACGTATTTCATGGATATCGCCTATATGGTGTCAACGCGGTCGCGCTGCAGCCGCCGGCATGTCGGAGCCGTTCTCGTCCAGGGCAAAAAGCTGCTTGGAACGGCCTACAACGGAGCTCCTTCGGGCGTTCCCGACTGCTCGGAAGCCGGCTGCATGATCGCGGAGGAATACGAGGTCGTCATCGAAAACGGAGAAGAAAAAATGGTGAAGAAGCAGCGCTGCGTGCGCACGATCCACGCCGAGCAAAACCTGCTGCTGTTCACCGACCGCATCGACCGGGAAGGCTCCAGCGTCTACGTTACGGACGAACCTTGCTGGACTTGCGCCAACATGCTGGCCAACAGCGGCATTACGGAAATCGTGTTTCATCGGCCTTACCCCAAAGATTCGGGCAAGGTGACGGCGATGATGAAGCAGAAAGGCATCCGGTTCCGCCGTTTGGAATCGTACCAGCCGCCGCCGGAAACGGTTGTCCGCGTTGAGGAATAA